The window GTGAAAAATCTATAAAACTTCTACCTATATTAAGGGAAAAAAATCATGCCTTACCAGTCTACCTACCAATTAGTACCAATTTAAGCAATACAGTAATATATCGTCGGAGAGTGGATTTTGAACTCTCGAGTGAATGACCCATCGTTGTTTacatgtcactcaaatggttatgaaatttttttgagaagatgtattaacatgtgatatattactccacaaacatgcaagttaaatcaacttttataagttgtaaaaaaacaaactacAGATAATTAAAGTatattcatagtcaaatttattttttcgttACGatatgtagaagttaaatttgactttgtatgtttgtgaagtgatatatcacatattaatatattttctcaaattttttcataaccatttgagtaACATACAAACAACAAGGAGACATCCCCTCgagagtttaaaatagtttccccgTATTACCCAGTTTGGAGGAAACCAGAAATATTTTAGGCCATAGCCATGATACAAGGTGAAACGGTTTTATTTCAGAATCTGGTTACAAGAGACTTGAATTTCCTTTACTACAACGGAACTAAATTCAACACGAATAAATCTACAGACAATTTAATGAAACAATCAATAACTTTCCGACACCTTGTAATCACATCAACCCCTGAGCCCAACGTCCATCAGCATGAGCAACTTTATTCTCCTTAATATCGTGTGTTGCAGTCTCAGTTAATCGCTCGTCTGAGGTGATGAGCAGCCGCAGAGGAGCTGCCAGATGCTCTTCTTGACGTTGTTACGCTTGGACTTCCCCATTCTTGCTCCAGGAATATCCGAGCTGCACAAGCTCTAATGCTCCAAATGAAATGCTCCTGTAAACAAAGGAACCAATTGAAAATCTCCTACAAAATTACGCGAAGATGAAAGAAATATACACAGCTAAATAGCAAAAAGGAACCAGCAGAGTAAAAATAGAATGCTATTGTAACCTCCAGTTAACTTCTTCAGGAATCAGGGGATGTCAAGCTTGGTGCATTTGGTGAATGAGAGAAGCTACTCCTATTTATAAGTGTTGCAAGACTGAACTGTACACTGCATACCTTGGCTTCTGAATATTGTCGGACTTTGCAAGTAAAAGTTCGCGAGAATCCACAAGAATATTCAATGAAGAAGGACTGAATGAGTCCAGAACTTGAATTCTGTCCACTTGCACAAACTTAATTCGGTGGTATTTGCCCGGGATTAGCTTATTCAACCCTTGTTTAATTGCACCTCACCTCTGCTTGTTAGAGACAAGTAGAGGTGAGGTGCTTGTTAGAACGAGAAATACTCAGGGGTCtttcggctagctccacaagatggtgggctagacgacctgggttcaaaacctaaccccttctaattatttgatattaggtccttccctaatttttgagttttttttttttctgcttgttAGAACGAGTCCTAGACGTCCCAAACTGCTTTAATCACTATATTAGATGCAAGCGATTAGAATGCGCGTAATTAATCGGATTAAGTGAATGGTTTGGAACTTCATCGATCTATGCCATGTAAAAAGAAAAGCATTGCGTATTCCCTGGGTTGCTTCTACTGTTACATAAAGTGTGCTGTTCGTCGTCCTGTTGATTGAATCTTTCATCTAAGAAGAATTCAGACACAGCCACGGGTTGCGAAATGGCCCGGATAGACTCTGATGATTTGATGGGCTGCGCGGGCCCAAAACCATGAAGGTCGCCATCCCTTGGGCCTAGTGGTAGGGCTTTGTCTCGCGCGGCCCAGCTCGTCGGTCGCTGTTGGTCTGCTACGCCACCGATCAAAGAAGTTCACAAGCACAGTTGGTTTGCAGTAGCGTACTCTCgatctgttctaaaataaacaaatctattactcttaatattataaataatatataatatatcttaatactataaatctgttCTATCAAATATtatgtttttgtttattttaataTGAAGAAAAGTAGGAAACTAGGAATGTACGTAGGGGCTTTTCAACTGAAGTTGACCGAAGCATATGTGCATAATAATTTGTTGGGATTATTGTATTGAGAGGCATTGAGCGTTTCCATCCAGGGCCTATAGCTGTGAAGAAGAATAAAATTTGAGCATACGATTCCGCTCCCGTTTTGTAAACCGCCAACATGCCCATGGTTTTGGACCTTTTTTTGTGCCAACCTTGCAATCTTCAACTACAAATAAACTTGGATGGACCAGTTCTCAATACGAATGAACAAAACATAGTACTAGTAAATTACGGCCTGTTTATAGTTCCCTAACAAAAATTTTGCACCCTATTGCATTGAGCGTTTGAACACCtttataaagtattaaatatagaaaaaaaattaattatacagattgcgactaatttgcgagacgaatcttttaagtctaatcgctccatgatttgataatgtagtgctacagtaaacatttactaataatatattaattagggttaataaattcatctcgctatttactgacggattctgtaattcgtttttttattagtgcttgAACACTACAtgtgacaccctatataatacccgatgtgacatgctaaaactttacacctctcatctaaacaccccctacaGCTGCTAGGCAAGTGAAATATCTCTATGTTCTGGAACCGTACTTGTTTCCATGTCATTGGCCAGGAAAACAAGAAACTGCGTCAGAATTGAGACCTGGAAACATTATTGGCTCCTAATTAACGCAATTGACACTGGGCCACAGATCAAAGCCATACTTGTACTGAGCTTGGACGAAAATATTCTTCGTCTTTCCAGATGATTAAAGAGCCTTCTGGAGAGAGAAGCACCATCATGGCTGCCTATCTGGCGAACGGCCGATCGGCCATGTAAAGGAGAAAAGGCAGTTTGCACAAGGAATAAAGGCAACCTAGTCTACAAGTTCGCTATCAACAGGCGATATGTCACCCTATTTCTGTTGCTGTTCAACGACGTCCTTAAATAGGAGTACTTGTGCTACAAGCCTAACCCAGAGATAGCACCACAAATACCTCTCTTTTCTTTAGGTGTTTACTTCGACAGCTTCACCACCTTCGTTTACCCATTGCCATGGCGGCTGAGAAGCGAACCATTGGGCTCGGCATGGACTACTCGCCGTCGAGCAAGGCCGCGGCGAAGTGGGCGGTGGATAACCTGGTGAAGGCCGGCGACCGGATCATCCTCGTCCATGTCCTTCCCAAAGGAGCAGATGCCAGCCACAAGGAGCTCTGGAAGAGCACCGGCTCACGTATGTAGGggcattgcattttttttttcttttgccttttCAGTTTCTTCTCTTGTTCAGCAAATTCTGGTTCAGAAAAGATTGACAGGTTTTGCATCTGATTTACCGTTGGTTTTTGACTTTGTGTAGCTTTGATTCCTCTGCTGGAGTTTATGGAGATGAACGTGCAGGCGAGGTATGGGATCAACCCCGATAAGGAGGTACTGGAGATCCTGCAAGCTGAATCCAAGTCCAAGCAGGTAATGATTCTGCAGCCTTCTCTGAATTCTTCATGAATTACCTGTGATGGGACTGTAAAAACTAGAAGGGAAGGTTGATTCAAATGTAATCAAACTAAAAAGAAACGTTGATCCAAATGTAATTCAAAGCAAAACACTGATTCCATATTGGCTGGATCAGGTTGAAGTACTGGCAAAAGTTTACTGGGGTGATGCAAGGGAGAAACTCTGTGAGGCAGTAGACGATCTCAAGGTGAATACCTTTGTTCTTGGTTGCAGGGGACTAGGACCCTTGAAAAGGTTAGCATTTAAACCTTTTTCATTCTTTGATCTAAACCTCTTCTCAGTTAAATTGCGTGTGAATCAATGGTTTTTACCTCAATGCAGGGCCCTACTTGGAAGTGTTAGCAACTATGTTGTCAACAATGCAACCTGCCCGGTTACTGTGGTGCGTGCACCAACCGTGTCAAATGCCTGATTCTATGCTACATGGGACTGCTGGAAATTGGAATGCTGGGCTTGTTTTGCTGTTCATCCATCTTTTAGCAGAGAACCTTCATCTGAGTTGGTGCCATTGCAAGGATTGGTCTCTGGCTCCTGCACTTAGCTTTTCCATGCTATTGGAATGTTATTAAGTTGAATCTTCGGTGTATTTCCTTCTGTTACTTCCTATGTATAGTTCATTACTACTGTTTAATGGTGAATGTTAAAGATTGCCAATGGTGTGCTTGCTTTATGTATACGACAGGGGCCCTAAGAACAGTTTTTTGCTTAGGCAGGTCTTTGTAACAGAAATGGCAtatctgattttcttttttataaaataaaacaatCTTACATAAGCAAAGATAATAGAAAAGGTGCCTGGCAGTACATCAAATGTATATAAACCTTTATTTCCAAATGGCAGAAATATATGCTTTATTCTTTAAATATAACAAACAGTGTTTTACATTAACCATCTGCTTTGAATTTTGTCGTACAAATTGAGGCGAATACTCTTTTTAGACAATGAGATGTCTGAAACCTCTAACAACAATGGAAGCAATTTTGGAGCATAGCAATCAGAACATCTTACCAGTTCCATCTTTGCGTGGAACAGATTCTTCAAGATCCATTCTGCGCCAACTCCCACTCAAAGATGATAACTCATCAACCTTATCATACAAACCAAGAAGACCACCTGTATGTACAAAAAGAATTTTTCGCCCTTCCCACTTAGCTGGATTAGCACCCATGTCTTTCAGCATTCCATATGCTGCCTTTCCACTGCAGAAATATGAAGCATATATCTTTAGGCAATGATATGGCCAGTCTATCATGAACTTGTGATGACCTTCAATATTAGTCTAACAGAACAAAACTTTTTATACTTTTCGACAAATGGCAAGTATACTGGTTGTAAAATTAGAGTTACATGCAAAAGGTGTTTCTTGGGATTAATGTTTCAACAAAAGGAATATATTGTACCTGTAGACTGGATCAAGGACAATGCCTGTTGCTGTAGCTATATCTTTAACAAACTTAAGCTCCTCAGCTGTGTTCATGGCATAACCTAAGCCCTTAGCCTGTGAAGCGGCAGTTGCAGGTAATCAAGTCAAATGTTCACAAAATTCTACCAATGCACATTAGCAGGAAATATCATCAATTAGAGTTGCACCATAAAATTGGAACAATGAAATGAATAAACTAGTTTCAGAACAATTATGTTATATACTGATACGCGCATAACAATGTCATAATTAGAGGATGTAAGTCCACTCTTCAATACCatttaaatatcaaatatagaACTTTAAAAATGTACTTACATTTTCAATGTTGACTAAATCATGTGAACGCAAATCAGAATGAAGTCCATCAATCAGGTCTTGAACATAGGAATGGAAATATCCAGGATCATCACAAACAGAGAAAGCATGGACCTATCCTAAAAATGGATAATTAGTCGAACAATTTCAGCAGGATAGAAAACAATCAAAGAAAGTGCATACTTTTGCCTTTAAGCTACTCAATTTTGATCCTAAAGCAAGACCAGCAATGGTTCCACCGCTGCATAAATTTAAAAATCATTCAAGTCATAAAGCAGCAATTGCTACTTTCAGGAACTAGGCATGACGCAATAACAAGTGAGTACATAAGTACCCCTTAAAAGTAAAGAATGGTGCGTATTGACAAAATACCTGCCACATGCAACAACAATGTCGTCAAACTGAACATCACCTGATATCTGAATTTGATGTTCAATCTCCCTTATTGCTTCTATATATCCCCTATCAAGAAACAAAACAAGTTCTGatttacaaaaagaaaaaggaaacaataCAAGTTACAAAGATAGGTCAAGTTTCAACAATCGGGTATCACTTTCACAAATTCTGAGAcctgtttgaactttgaagtgcAAACCTTCTCTTTACAGTAATCTTATATTCTATTCAATGTTGTTGATTAAATGTGGATAGAATACACTACATTTGTCCTTCAGCTATGCTCCACTTGTTAGCCACCACACAAGATAGAACCGGATCTTCTAGTGTTGCATGAGATCCACTAGATTCAGAGCCTAGGGCCTTAGACAATTCCAACATTCCAGGTCCAACATAGTATATTGACCAATAGaaatttgccaaaaaaaagtgATGCCCTAATGTTTATTCAAATACAAACTAATCTCTTCTTTTCTGATAGACTGATGGCAAACACCAATCCATGAATAATAATAGTCCCTGAGGAATATTCAAAGTATGCTATAAACGCACAAAGAAATTGAAAATGCAAAAATGGTTCAATAGTTAGGATTGAACAGAAAACAATACCAAGTTCCTAGAGAGTTTGATCCACCAACAGGAATAACATATGGTTTTCGGCCTTCTTCCAAAAGCTTCTTTTTCAGCAAGTCCGCTAAAGCCTGAACCAAATAAATCCATACTAGGCTTAGGGACTTTTAagcaatatcaatatgaataaaGAAGTTCTAACAAGAAAAAGATCACTCAGATATTTTAAT of the Oryza sativa Japonica Group chromosome 2, ASM3414082v1 genome contains:
- the DCD1 gene encoding D-cysteine desulfhydrase 1, mitochondrial, which encodes MARGAHQAPGGFWTVAAAPTRCSLPHSLPIPLHAAAAAAAWMAGVSAASAAGKIGSFLSKRPYAPPSWASHLSPAPSQTFSLGHFPTPIHKWNLPNLPNGTEVWIKRDDISGMQLSGNKVRKLEFLMADAVAQGADCVITVGGIQSNHCRATAVAAKYINLDCYLILRTSKLLVDKDPGLVGNLLVERLVGAHIDLVSKEEYGKIGSVALADLLKKKLLEEGRKPYVIPVGGSNSLGTWGYIEAIREIEHQIQISGDVQFDDIVVACGSGGTIAGLALGSKLSSLKAKVHAFSVCDDPGYFHSYVQDLIDGLHSDLRSHDLVNIENAKGLGYAMNTAEELKFVKDIATATGIVLDPVYSGKAAYGMLKDMGANPAKWEGRKILFVHTGGLLGLYDKVDELSSLSGSWRRMDLEESVPRKDGTGKMF
- the LOC4330880 gene encoding universal stress protein PHOS32, whose protein sequence is MAAEKRTIGLGMDYSPSSKAAAKWAVDNLVKAGDRIILVHVLPKGADASHKELWKSTGSPLIPLLEFMEMNVQARYGINPDKEVLEILQAESKSKQVEVLAKVYWGDAREKLCEAVDDLKVNTFVLGCRGLGPLKRALLGSVSNYVVNNATCPVTVVRAPTVSNA